In Fluviicola taffensis DSM 16823, the following are encoded in one genomic region:
- a CDS encoding LEA type 2 family protein: MRKILFLCILLIAVSSCEFIEPEVSGYSNFQFGKLEGRTLHVSFDATVDNENGYSFKIKKGKLNVSVNDLELGVIDLDKKIKVKRKSKNVYTIPLQLSLSDGVLFRIPKLINATKFELKLDGKVRGSVLGVGKNFDVHETHSLSSGDIKFDGLLQGIMKGASRD, translated from the coding sequence ATGAGAAAAATCCTTTTTTTATGCATCCTCTTAATCGCAGTTTCAAGCTGTGAATTTATAGAACCTGAAGTTTCTGGATATTCCAATTTTCAATTTGGAAAGCTGGAGGGAAGAACCCTCCATGTGAGTTTTGATGCCACCGTAGATAATGAAAACGGTTATAGTTTTAAAATCAAAAAGGGGAAATTAAATGTTTCTGTAAACGATTTGGAGTTAGGAGTAATTGACTTAGATAAAAAAATCAAAGTAAAACGCAAATCCAAAAATGTATACACCATTCCTTTGCAGTTAAGTTTAAGTGATGGTGTGTTATTTCGAATTCCAAAGCTTATCAATGCTACTAAATTTGAATTGAAACTGGATGGAAAAGTACGCGGAAGTGTTCTAGGTGTCGGAAAGAATTTCGATGTGCATGAAACTCACAGCCTATCTAGTGGTGATATTAAATTTGATGGTTTGTTACAAGGAATTATGAAAGGCGCTAGTAGAGATTAA
- a CDS encoding glycine--tRNA ligase gives MEQKEDLLKDIISHAKEYGFVFPSSDIYDGLAATYDYGQLGSELKNNIKQYWWKSMVQMNENIVGIDAAIFMHPTTWKASGHVDAFNDPLIDNKDSKKRYRADVLIEEHMEKIRQKINKEVEKASKKFAEAFDEAQFRATNPNVLRNAEKIKEIEDRMRTTLENNDLEGVKTLIEDLEIVCPISGSRNWTEVRQFNLMFSTELGSVAGDASTIYLRPETAQGIFVNFLNVQKSGRMKIPFGIAQIGKAFRNEIVARQFIFRMREFEQMEMQFFVRPGDEMKWYNHWKAARLAWHKALGLGDKYYREHDHIKLAHYANAASDIEFDFPMGFKELEGIHSRTDFDLKQHEQFSGKKLQYFDPELNQNYVPYVVETSVGLDRMFLAVMSASFKNEKLEDGSERAVLSLPAQLAPYKVAIMPLTKKDGLPEKATEILNDLRFDFNCQYDEKDSPGKRYRRQDAIGTPYCVMVDHQTLEDNTVTIRDRDTMLQERVAISELRAKIDEKVSWRNLLSK, from the coding sequence ATGGAACAGAAAGAAGATTTATTAAAAGACATCATTTCTCATGCCAAAGAGTATGGTTTTGTTTTTCCTTCATCAGATATCTATGATGGGTTAGCTGCAACGTATGATTACGGTCAGCTTGGTTCAGAACTAAAGAATAACATCAAGCAATATTGGTGGAAATCCATGGTTCAGATGAATGAAAACATTGTCGGAATTGATGCCGCTATCTTCATGCACCCAACAACTTGGAAAGCTTCAGGTCACGTAGATGCGTTCAATGATCCATTGATTGATAATAAAGATTCCAAAAAAAGATACCGCGCGGATGTGTTGATTGAAGAGCACATGGAGAAAATTCGCCAAAAGATCAATAAAGAAGTAGAGAAAGCTTCGAAGAAATTTGCAGAGGCTTTTGACGAAGCTCAGTTTCGTGCTACCAACCCGAATGTATTGCGCAACGCAGAGAAAATCAAAGAAATTGAAGATCGCATGCGTACTACTTTGGAAAACAATGATTTGGAAGGAGTGAAAACTCTTATCGAAGATTTAGAGATTGTTTGTCCAATCAGTGGTTCCAGAAATTGGACGGAAGTTCGTCAGTTCAACTTGATGTTTTCTACGGAATTGGGTTCTGTAGCTGGAGATGCTTCTACCATTTATTTGCGTCCTGAAACAGCTCAAGGTATTTTCGTAAACTTTTTGAATGTTCAGAAGAGCGGGCGTATGAAAATTCCTTTCGGAATAGCTCAAATTGGTAAAGCTTTCAGAAATGAAATCGTAGCTCGTCAGTTTATTTTCCGCATGCGCGAATTTGAACAAATGGAAATGCAATTCTTCGTTCGTCCAGGAGATGAAATGAAGTGGTACAACCATTGGAAAGCTGCTCGTTTGGCTTGGCATAAGGCTTTAGGATTAGGAGATAAATACTACCGCGAACACGACCACATTAAATTAGCGCATTACGCGAATGCGGCAAGCGATATTGAATTTGATTTCCCAATGGGTTTCAAAGAATTGGAAGGAATTCACTCCAGAACCGATTTCGACTTGAAACAACACGAACAATTCTCAGGAAAGAAATTACAGTATTTTGATCCGGAATTGAATCAGAATTATGTTCCGTATGTTGTTGAGACATCGGTTGGTTTGGATCGGATGTTCCTAGCTGTTATGAGTGCTTCTTTCAAGAATGAAAAATTGGAAGATGGTTCTGAACGTGCCGTTTTAAGTTTGCCGGCTCAATTGGCTCCTTATAAGGTTGCAATCATGCCATTGACGAAGAAAGATGGTCTTCCTGAAAAGGCAACGGAGATTCTGAACGATTTGCGTTTTGATTTCAATTGTCAGTACGATGAGAAAGATTCTCCAGGAAAACGTTACCGCAGACAAGATGCAATTGGAACTCCTTATTGTGTCATGGTGGATCACCAAACATTGGAAGACAATACGGTAACTATCCGTGATCGCGACACGATGTTGCAAGAACGCGTTGCTATTTCAGAATTGAGAGCAAAGATTGACGAGAAAGTGAGTTGGAGAAACTTACTTTCAAAATAA
- a CDS encoding response regulator transcription factor, which produces MNKIRVAMVDDDLLLLKLMHSFFDAQELFEVLFSCDKGLEAFERLKELDKLPDVLLVDLKMAELTGIDITEKMRSDYPSVKVIILSSHYKSSHIGFMFKIGASAFFPKGVSPVRLLEIVEKVVGQGYYFDEEQLATMRNQISSKLVPPNLDEKELLSERELEIIQLICEQKTAKEIADKLFINQRTVEGHKNNMFAKTGAKNIAGLIIYAIQNNIIDQSSLPPV; this is translated from the coding sequence ATGAATAAGATACGAGTCGCTATGGTCGATGATGATCTGCTTTTATTAAAGTTAATGCATTCCTTCTTTGATGCCCAGGAATTGTTTGAAGTCCTTTTTTCATGTGATAAAGGATTAGAAGCCTTCGAAAGATTAAAAGAGTTGGATAAATTGCCAGATGTTTTGTTGGTTGATTTGAAAATGGCTGAATTAACGGGAATAGATATTACCGAAAAAATGAGATCAGACTATCCTTCCGTCAAAGTAATCATCCTTTCTTCCCATTATAAAAGTTCCCATATTGGTTTCATGTTTAAAATTGGCGCGTCGGCATTTTTCCCGAAAGGGGTGTCTCCTGTTAGATTGCTCGAAATCGTTGAGAAAGTAGTGGGTCAGGGATATTATTTCGATGAAGAACAGTTGGCAACGATGCGTAACCAAATCTCGTCTAAATTGGTTCCTCCGAATCTGGATGAAAAAGAATTGTTATCCGAACGAGAACTGGAAATTATCCAATTGATTTGTGAACAGAAAACAGCGAAGGAAATTGCTGACAAATTGTTTATCAACCAGCGCACAGTTGAAGGCCATAAGAACAATATGTTTGCAAAAACAGGTGCAAAGAATATTGCTGGATTGATTATTTACGCTATTCAGAATAATATAATAGATCAATCATCTCTGCCACCAGTTTAG
- a CDS encoding dipeptidase translates to MQNTQKYIQDSKDKFLNELIDLLKIPTVSADSAYAQEVIRGAEKVSEFLKEAGAEKVEICKTAGHPIVYGEKIIDPALPTVLVYGHYDVQPADPIDLWTSPPFEPVVKKTEIHPEGAIFARGACDDKGQFFMHVKAFEAMMEANELPCNVKFMIEGEEEVGSVNLGVFIKENKERLKADIILVSDTGMLANDVPSITTGLRGLSYVEVEVTGPNRDLHSGLYGGCVANPINILTKMIASLHDEDNHITIPGFYADVVELSLEERAEMAKAPYSEENYKKALNITAVYGEKGYSTPERGSIRPTLDVNGIWGGYTGEGAKTVIASKAYAKISMRLVPNQEPEKITELFSKHFESIAPAGVTVVVNPHHGGEPVVTPIDSIAYKSAAKAYEETFGKTPIPVRSGGSIPIIALFEQELGLKTVMMGFGLDSDAIHSPNEHYGLFNFYKGIETIPYFFHYFTEAMK, encoded by the coding sequence ATGCAAAATACCCAAAAATACATACAAGATTCTAAGGACAAGTTTCTGAATGAACTGATCGACTTATTGAAAATTCCAACTGTTTCAGCTGATAGTGCGTATGCTCAGGAAGTGATTCGCGGTGCTGAAAAGGTATCCGAATTCCTGAAAGAAGCTGGTGCTGAAAAGGTAGAGATCTGTAAAACAGCTGGACATCCAATTGTTTATGGGGAAAAAATCATTGACCCAGCACTTCCAACTGTTTTGGTTTACGGTCATTACGATGTGCAGCCTGCCGATCCAATCGATTTGTGGACTTCTCCTCCATTCGAACCGGTTGTTAAGAAAACAGAGATTCACCCGGAAGGTGCCATTTTTGCGCGCGGAGCATGTGATGATAAAGGGCAATTTTTCATGCATGTAAAGGCTTTTGAAGCGATGATGGAAGCGAATGAACTTCCTTGTAACGTGAAATTTATGATCGAAGGTGAAGAAGAAGTTGGATCGGTGAATCTGGGTGTTTTCATCAAGGAGAATAAAGAACGTCTGAAAGCTGATATCATTTTAGTATCTGATACTGGAATGTTAGCGAATGATGTTCCATCTATTACAACTGGTTTAAGAGGGTTGAGCTATGTTGAAGTAGAGGTGACAGGACCAAATCGCGATTTACATTCGGGACTTTACGGTGGTTGTGTTGCGAATCCAATCAACATCTTAACAAAAATGATTGCTTCCTTACACGATGAAGATAACCACATAACTATTCCTGGTTTCTATGCAGATGTGGTTGAACTAAGTTTGGAAGAACGTGCTGAAATGGCAAAAGCTCCATACAGTGAGGAGAATTATAAAAAAGCATTGAATATCACTGCTGTTTATGGTGAAAAAGGATATTCTACTCCAGAAAGAGGTTCTATTCGTCCAACATTGGATGTAAATGGAATTTGGGGAGGATACACTGGAGAAGGTGCTAAAACAGTCATCGCTTCTAAAGCGTATGCTAAAATATCGATGCGATTGGTTCCAAATCAAGAACCCGAAAAAATTACCGAATTATTCTCTAAACATTTTGAATCAATCGCTCCTGCAGGTGTGACCGTTGTTGTAAATCCACATCATGGTGGAGAACCTGTGGTAACTCCAATCGATTCCATCGCATACAAAAGTGCCGCGAAAGCTTATGAGGAAACTTTTGGAAAAACACCCATTCCAGTTCGAAGTGGTGGAAGTATTCCAATTATCGCATTGTTTGAACAAGAATTAGGTTTAAAAACGGTAATGATGGGCTTTGGATTGGATTCTGATGCTATTCACTCACCCAATGAGCACTACGGTTTATTTAATTTTTACAAAGGAATTGAAACCATTCCGTATTTCTTCCATTATTTTACTGAAGCAATGAAGTAA
- a CDS encoding MBL fold metallo-hydrolase has translation MRIEQLYTKCLAEAAYFIESEGEIAVIDPLREVQPYVDLAKEWNGEIKYIFETHFHADFVSGHVDLAKRTGAKIVYGPTAKTNFETIIAEDNQEFKVGKITIKVLHTPGHTPESVTYLLIDENGKESAIFTGDTLFLGDVGRPDLAIKGDLTQYDLAGMLFDSLRNRLMVLPDSLIVYPGHGAGSSCGKSMSSETVGTLGEQKQTNYALRADMTRAEFIKEVTEGILPPPQYFPKNAMMNKNGYESIDEVISKGNTALSVDEVKRLIQDGVLILDVRNQDEYIKGSIPQSLFIGLNGTFAMWVGALIENINQPIVLVVPEGKEEETVMRLARVGYDNCVGYLNGGMQSWVESGESIETIESVTAESIASKIDSLPILDVRKPGEYEAEHLENAEHVALDFMLDDLGDLKPNNPYYVHCAGGYRSVIAISLLKQKGFKNLIDIAGGFGAIKKAGIPTTDFVCSSKK, from the coding sequence ATGCGCATAGAACAATTATACACCAAATGTTTAGCCGAAGCGGCATATTTTATTGAAAGCGAAGGAGAAATTGCAGTTATTGATCCACTGAGAGAAGTTCAGCCATACGTTGATTTGGCCAAAGAATGGAACGGAGAAATCAAATATATTTTTGAAACACATTTCCATGCAGATTTTGTCTCAGGACACGTTGACCTAGCAAAACGCACTGGAGCAAAGATCGTTTACGGACCAACGGCAAAAACGAATTTTGAAACCATTATTGCGGAAGACAATCAGGAATTTAAAGTCGGAAAAATTACAATTAAGGTTTTACATACTCCAGGTCACACTCCTGAGTCTGTTACTTATTTGCTGATAGACGAAAATGGGAAAGAATCCGCTATTTTCACTGGAGACACTCTGTTTCTAGGAGATGTTGGTAGACCTGACCTAGCAATAAAAGGTGATTTGACACAATACGATTTGGCAGGAATGTTATTCGACTCATTGCGAAACAGGTTGATGGTTTTGCCAGATTCATTAATAGTTTATCCAGGTCATGGTGCAGGAAGTTCTTGTGGGAAAAGTATGAGCTCGGAAACAGTTGGAACATTGGGAGAGCAAAAACAAACCAATTATGCTTTGCGAGCAGATATGACTCGTGCCGAATTTATCAAAGAAGTAACGGAAGGAATTTTGCCTCCGCCACAATATTTTCCAAAGAATGCTATGATGAACAAAAATGGCTACGAATCGATAGATGAAGTTATTTCGAAAGGAAACACAGCTTTGAGCGTTGATGAAGTGAAAAGATTGATTCAAGATGGGGTATTGATTTTAGATGTGCGCAATCAGGATGAATATATTAAAGGCTCAATTCCTCAAAGTTTGTTCATTGGTTTAAATGGAACATTTGCGATGTGGGTTGGAGCTTTGATTGAGAATATCAACCAGCCAATTGTTTTGGTTGTTCCAGAAGGAAAAGAAGAAGAAACGGTTATGAGACTAGCCCGCGTTGGTTATGATAATTGTGTTGGTTATTTGAACGGCGGAATGCAATCTTGGGTGGAGTCAGGAGAATCGATTGAAACCATTGAATCGGTAACAGCTGAAAGTATCGCTTCGAAGATTGATTCACTTCCTATTTTGGATGTACGCAAACCAGGCGAATATGAAGCAGAGCATTTAGAAAATGCGGAACATGTTGCATTAGATTTCATGCTAGATGATTTGGGAGATTTGAAACCGAATAACCCTTATTATGTGCATTGTGCTGGTGGATACCGAAGTGTAATTGCCATTTCATTATTGAAGCAGAAAGGATTTAAGAACCTCATTGACATTGCTGGCGGATTTGGGGCTATTAAAAAAGCAGGTATTCCAACAACTGATTTTGTTTGCAGTTCTAAGAAATAA
- a CDS encoding sensor histidine kinase — protein MGTWQNSGTIGYWIISFMSVVLVLVVFIVLLVRISFKRMIDTKLEETELKLEHQTTLLETSILVQEKERTRIAADIHDELIGKLIAFQLQLEIPISIAEKNALLSECISTARRISHDLVPPLIELSSLNELIYGILEPFSKLLNCGVYSTVEESKSIDFEVKTQLMRIVQECLANSKKHAQATIVFVQMKTFREYLFLKISDNGSGFRSDQIVSGLGLKNIETRMHYLKGKYKLKTSEGNGTSYLFAIQLNK, from the coding sequence ATGGGAACATGGCAAAATTCAGGAACAATAGGATATTGGATTATATCGTTCATGTCAGTTGTTCTGGTTCTAGTCGTATTTATTGTTTTATTGGTCAGGATTTCTTTTAAAAGAATGATCGATACGAAACTGGAAGAAACAGAATTGAAACTGGAACATCAGACCACTTTACTTGAAACGAGTATTCTGGTGCAGGAAAAAGAACGGACGAGAATTGCTGCGGATATTCACGATGAACTTATTGGAAAACTAATCGCATTTCAGTTACAATTGGAAATTCCCATTTCGATTGCGGAAAAGAATGCGCTTCTTTCCGAATGTATTTCGACGGCACGGCGTATTTCCCATGATTTAGTTCCGCCATTAATCGAATTGTCGTCTTTGAACGAATTAATTTACGGAATACTTGAACCTTTCTCTAAACTGCTGAATTGCGGGGTTTATTCTACTGTTGAGGAATCCAAATCAATAGATTTCGAAGTCAAAACCCAACTTATGAGAATTGTTCAGGAGTGTCTTGCCAATAGTAAGAAGCATGCTCAGGCAACAATAGTTTTCGTACAGATGAAAACTTTCAGGGAGTATTTGTTTTTGAAAATTTCGGATAATGGTTCAGGATTTCGTTCTGATCAGATTGTTTCTGGTTTGGGACTGAAAAATATAGAGACTCGTATGCATTATTTAAAGGGGAAATATAAATTGAAAACGAGTGAAGGAAATGGAACGTCCTATCTTTTCGCTATTCAACTTAATAAATAA
- a CDS encoding WG repeat-containing protein produces MRGLLVFTALLWTQLVLSQGNVLPLIRDGHWSLIDTTGKTVTKTNYEYIEVFDNAGTAFALKNSLYGIINEKGEEIVEAKYKDIQAIGNGIYALHNGTCWMLMDVRSSIRILIDNLKETPEVISENWIELTEESGNTKQLLCVPNRKLIAMTGKKIHSQAFNYIYFSDIDTIFDVLDPMGNLLAHNGELQFLNYSSRLLQISDTNGVLLLLDAKGLWPMKEKIRKASLSQNELTVYTQKGIIIYDCQNRTQKFAGPYKWVYDWDKDFYLVERLDGFQNIIHKKTQKARFPYKYTSIWSFSYDSWYQVTFPNGNIALIKSTGEEVISGAYSYFQIQGDFLLTYRKNLSGIFSLKTNQTILPCIFNRISISEKVIKASNKEAIMALKIDQNHCVLDKMYSPNPVKILTQLEKEPNSREAFYADPRLLAIGWFVDSTLVSSKDGTTKMTYKWGLKKNQDSVLILPSFKSLNYVYGSYTFSFGKMREIGEKQNYWSKFQAKEAIFYQTGKKLNTKEILEIDTTDFTKRNFMRYATSGDFGILSDSGTFKEYDYLQISDAKILRACTDSKLELRNGSDIKFDLETIELNTLNFYLPQIARYNIKFTKQGINFNEGKWHYILPDGRYLNEKPLDYAFEFVGSNAICKSNGKWGVISEESVLIPFNFGSIERIIKNKDTFFLCKKFQHGIHIFDTSLVKRFDVESVGKNTDELSIFSKSGKQSVFSNKYELIDEPRSSWKLYDNGFLVFKDKKKWIVLDQNGNALGESPVKMESFFGDRYYLFKEGNKWKYGSLINPEFVSDNYQSISQIGDKLILESAETSKLINSDQQEIFTWKSGKVVVDSTSGNFAHTTKKSTIIYAQNGVKIAKIKAIDPEYFIQNALIVINQRTEIYNTQGIPIHNLDKLSKIQQFGQNFIGIKTDSAGWMLFDASWKRISLGTTKIRTLQYHGNHTFSYFDKMDLWSVLNVETNQSAADFKSVEGNFQEGSLLVKKKNRSFYLNQSLQLANNFTYLDAKPFRNGLASVKDSRGWTLINQQHLPISYPNFTEINYLAKGVFYAKAQPVHALYSSKGKELIPCEYERLKFISNKLVQCILRGNIYYFKTTGEQIAK; encoded by the coding sequence ATGAGAGGACTTCTTGTTTTTACAGCACTTTTGTGGACACAATTAGTCCTTTCTCAGGGAAATGTCCTTCCGCTCATTCGTGATGGACATTGGTCATTGATTGATACCACGGGGAAAACTGTTACCAAAACCAATTACGAGTACATTGAAGTATTTGACAATGCAGGAACAGCCTTTGCTTTAAAAAATTCACTCTACGGAATCATTAATGAAAAGGGCGAAGAAATTGTTGAGGCGAAATACAAAGATATCCAAGCTATCGGAAACGGAATTTATGCCTTGCACAATGGAACATGTTGGATGTTGATGGACGTACGCTCTTCCATCCGAATTCTCATTGACAACTTAAAAGAAACACCAGAGGTTATTTCCGAAAATTGGATTGAACTGACAGAGGAATCCGGCAATACCAAACAGCTGCTTTGTGTTCCCAATCGGAAACTCATTGCCATGACCGGAAAGAAAATCCATAGCCAGGCTTTCAATTATATTTATTTCAGTGACATCGATACCATTTTTGATGTTCTGGATCCAATGGGAAATCTGCTCGCACATAATGGGGAACTTCAATTTTTGAATTATTCCTCCAGATTACTTCAAATTTCCGACACAAATGGAGTCTTATTACTTTTAGATGCAAAAGGATTGTGGCCGATGAAAGAAAAAATCCGGAAGGCCAGTTTGTCCCAAAACGAGCTAACCGTGTATACCCAAAAAGGCATTATCATCTATGACTGTCAAAATAGAACCCAAAAATTTGCAGGTCCTTACAAATGGGTATATGATTGGGATAAAGATTTCTATTTGGTGGAACGCTTAGATGGATTTCAAAACATTATCCATAAGAAAACCCAAAAAGCACGTTTTCCATACAAGTACACATCCATTTGGTCATTTTCTTACGATTCGTGGTATCAGGTTACTTTTCCTAACGGGAATATTGCTTTGATCAAATCAACCGGTGAAGAAGTAATTTCGGGAGCTTACAGTTACTTTCAAATACAAGGTGATTTCTTGTTGACTTATCGAAAAAACCTAAGCGGAATCTTTTCATTAAAAACAAATCAAACAATTTTACCCTGTATTTTCAATCGGATCAGCATTTCAGAAAAGGTCATTAAGGCAAGTAACAAAGAGGCGATAATGGCATTGAAAATTGACCAAAATCACTGCGTTCTAGATAAAATGTACAGTCCAAATCCGGTGAAAATTCTCACGCAACTTGAAAAAGAACCCAATTCCAGAGAAGCATTTTATGCAGATCCGCGCTTACTGGCTATCGGTTGGTTTGTGGACAGTACACTTGTAAGTTCTAAAGATGGAACAACGAAAATGACCTATAAATGGGGGCTTAAAAAGAATCAGGATTCTGTGCTGATCCTGCCAAGTTTTAAAAGTTTGAACTATGTTTACGGATCCTATACTTTCTCGTTCGGAAAAATGCGGGAAATTGGAGAGAAACAAAATTATTGGTCTAAATTTCAAGCGAAAGAAGCCATTTTTTACCAAACCGGAAAGAAATTAAATACCAAAGAGATTTTGGAAATCGACACAACAGATTTTACCAAAAGAAACTTTATGCGCTACGCAACCAGCGGTGATTTTGGGATTCTTTCTGATTCCGGAACGTTTAAGGAGTATGATTATTTACAAATTTCGGACGCAAAAATTCTCAGGGCCTGCACCGATTCAAAATTGGAACTTCGAAATGGTTCTGATATCAAATTTGATTTAGAGACCATTGAACTGAATACCCTAAATTTTTATCTCCCCCAAATTGCCAGATACAACATCAAATTTACCAAACAAGGCATTAATTTTAACGAGGGAAAATGGCATTACATCCTTCCCGATGGACGTTATTTGAATGAAAAACCACTCGATTATGCATTTGAATTCGTTGGTTCGAATGCCATTTGTAAATCAAATGGAAAATGGGGAGTCATCTCTGAAGAAAGCGTGTTAATCCCATTTAATTTCGGATCAATTGAACGAATTATTAAAAACAAAGACACCTTTTTTCTCTGTAAGAAGTTTCAACATGGAATCCATATTTTTGATACAAGTCTTGTAAAACGTTTCGATGTGGAAAGTGTAGGCAAAAACACGGATGAGCTCAGCATTTTCAGCAAAAGCGGAAAACAATCTGTTTTTTCCAATAAGTACGAGCTGATTGATGAGCCACGCTCTTCTTGGAAACTTTACGACAATGGATTCCTGGTTTTCAAAGACAAAAAGAAATGGATTGTCCTCGATCAGAACGGAAATGCATTGGGAGAATCGCCCGTGAAAATGGAATCGTTTTTTGGAGATCGGTATTACCTCTTCAAAGAAGGAAACAAATGGAAATATGGTTCTCTCATCAATCCGGAATTCGTTTCGGATAATTATCAATCGATTAGCCAAATTGGAGATAAACTAATACTGGAAAGCGCTGAAACAAGCAAACTGATTAATTCCGATCAACAGGAGATTTTCACCTGGAAATCAGGAAAAGTGGTTGTGGATTCTACCAGTGGAAATTTTGCCCATACCACCAAAAAATCTACAATTATTTACGCTCAAAACGGAGTCAAAATAGCTAAAATAAAAGCAATTGATCCTGAATATTTCATTCAAAATGCGCTCATCGTAATCAATCAACGAACAGAGATCTACAACACACAAGGAATTCCAATTCATAACTTGGACAAACTTTCGAAGATTCAACAATTTGGTCAAAACTTCATTGGAATAAAAACAGACTCGGCAGGCTGGATGCTGTTTGATGCTTCCTGGAAGCGAATTTCTTTGGGAACAACTAAAATTCGAACCTTGCAATATCATGGAAACCATACATTTTCCTACTTCGATAAAATGGATCTATGGAGTGTTCTAAATGTGGAAACAAACCAATCCGCTGCCGATTTTAAATCTGTTGAAGGAAATTTTCAGGAAGGTTCCTTACTTGTGAAGAAAAAGAACCGCTCTTTCTATTTGAATCAGTCATTGCAGCTGGCAAACAATTTCACTTATTTGGATGCAAAACCTTTTAGAAACGGGTTGGCTTCTGTAAAAGATTCAAGGGGTTGGACTTTGATCAACCAGCAGCACCTTCCAATCAGTTATCCAAATTTCACGGAAATCAATTATTTAGCAAAAGGTGTGTTTTATGCAAAAGCACAACCCGTTCATGCGCTTTATTCATCCAAAGGAAAAGAACTAATTCCTTGCGAATACGAACGACTAAAATTCATTTCAAATAAACTTGTGCAATGCATTCTGCGCGGAAATATTTATTATTTCAAAACAACCGGCGAGCAAATTGCTAAATAA
- a CDS encoding S8 family peptidase translates to MMKKRYLIVYKKNNVSTKKAASLLGESKQLIEFNLKSGLMAEGNYHFPNLDITSAVLNESEANELKEHPEIDFIEEDSWMTTLGELSSAKSKVLLAGEDSWNMRMIKAPGAWKKGFTGKGVKLAILDTGIATHPDLSIKGGVSTVPNILSYNDDDGHGTHCAGIAAGLGVKPENVKGVAPDASLYAVKVLKKDSDGISRGLTSWIIAGMEWCVSSEMNVMSMSLGGKNNPSEAYAVAVKVCQEAGITVVCASGNSNQTDFPFVNSPANSCYQGLAIASPVAVGSVDSASTIAMSSSRGGKPGILWNGVGVVAPGVNIYSTYLNNRYVTMSGTSMACPHVAGLAALMAQKDKKLTPLQIKADILATASALGVNTPNETYGYGLINCEKATAII, encoded by the coding sequence ATGATGAAAAAAAGATATCTGATTGTTTACAAAAAGAATAATGTAAGCACCAAAAAAGCAGCTTCTCTATTGGGTGAAAGCAAACAATTAATCGAATTTAATCTCAAAAGTGGATTGATGGCAGAAGGAAATTACCATTTTCCGAATCTGGATATTACTTCAGCGGTTCTGAATGAATCAGAAGCAAATGAATTGAAAGAACATCCGGAAATCGATTTCATCGAAGAAGACAGCTGGATGACCACGTTGGGAGAACTGTCCTCCGCGAAATCGAAAGTTCTTTTAGCGGGTGAGGATTCCTGGAATATGCGAATGATCAAAGCTCCAGGAGCCTGGAAAAAAGGATTCACAGGAAAAGGTGTTAAACTGGCAATCCTCGATACTGGAATTGCGACCCATCCCGATTTGTCGATTAAAGGAGGAGTATCAACGGTTCCGAATATTTTAAGTTACAATGATGATGATGGTCATGGAACCCATTGTGCAGGGATTGCCGCTGGCCTTGGTGTCAAACCTGAAAATGTAAAAGGTGTTGCTCCGGATGCGTCATTATATGCTGTGAAAGTGCTTAAAAAAGATTCAGATGGAATATCAAGAGGTTTGACTTCATGGATTATTGCAGGGATGGAATGGTGCGTTTCTTCCGAAATGAATGTGATGAGCATGAGTTTGGGAGGAAAAAACAATCCGAGTGAAGCTTATGCGGTAGCAGTGAAAGTATGCCAAGAAGCAGGAATTACGGTGGTATGTGCATCTGGGAATTCAAACCAAACCGATTTCCCATTTGTGAATTCTCCGGCAAATTCCTGTTATCAGGGGCTTGCCATTGCAAGTCCGGTTGCTGTTGGCTCGGTCGATTCGGCTTCAACTATTGCTATGAGTTCTTCTAGAGGAGGCAAACCAGGGATTTTGTGGAATGGAGTAGGAGTCGTTGCTCCAGGAGTTAATATTTATTCAACCTATTTGAATAATAGATATGTAACAATGTCAGGAACGAGTATGGCGTGTCCGCACGTTGCAGGTTTGGCGGCTTTGATGGCACAAAAAGACAAAAAATTGACGCCTCTTCAGATCAAAGCAGATATTTTGGCTACCGCCAGTGCTTTGGGGGTAAATACACCAAATGAAACCTATGGTTATGGGTTGATTAATTGTGAGAAGGCGACAGCGATAATATAA